The Halovivax ruber XH-70 genome includes the window CACCGGTGACGTCACCGATCCAGCGACGCTAGAGCGCCTCGATGCGGCACGCGCTACCGCTCGCGACGGGCCGGTGACCGCGACTTACGCCGACGGCGAACCCGCAGTCACCGACCCGATTACGGTGATGGACCGCGTCGCCGCCGCGAACGAATCGTTTGCCGCGACGTACTCGGCCGCAGACGTGGACGGGGATGGCATCCCCGATCGGAACGTCACTGCCGTCTACGACGCTCTCTACCGGGTCGCTCCCGACGATGCGTCGAACGTCGTTCACCGCGACGACGGGGACTACGAGGCACTCCGGATGGTGGTGACCGTCGACGGAAGTGCCGCCGACGTGGCCGTTCAGGACCTGCTGGACTCGATCGCTGCCGATGCCGACCGTGACGGCGTCGACGCGATCGCGACGGGTGATGGCGTCGTAAACCGGCTCACGGCTGATCAACTCGCGGAGACGGCGCTCACGAGCCTGTTCGTTGCCCTCGCGTCGGTACTCGTCGCCCTCGCAGTCGCCTACCGCGTTACCGAGGGGAGCGCCTCGCTCGGTGTCGTGACCATCGCCCCCGTCGCCGCCACGCTGACGTGGGTGCTCGGGACGATGGCGTTGCTCGACATCCCGTTCAACATCGTCACCGGCATGATCACCGGCCTCACGATCGGTCTCGGCGTGGACTACAGCCTGCACGTCACCGAACGATTCGTTCAGGAACTCGCGAGTGCGAACTCGACCGCGTCGGCGCTGCGAGAAACCGTCACCGGGACTGGCGGCGCCTTGCTGTCGAGTGCTGCGACGACCGCGAGCGGGTTCGCGGTCTTGCTCGTCGCGATCTTGCCGTTCCTCCAGTCGTTCGGTCTCATCACGGCACTGACGATCGGGTACGCGTTTCTGGCGAGCGTCTTCGTACTCCCGAGCCTGCTGGTCGTTTGGGTGCAGGTCGTCGGGAAAGGGGCGGATCCGAGCTAGAGATCGGCGCGCTGGAAGCGCCAGTAGCCGATCGCGACCGGGACCGCGACCCAGAGCGCGAGGATGACGAAGGCGAACCAGTGCTGGAGGAAGAACGGCTGTTCGAGCCCCTGGTACTGGTCGGGGTTCGAGAGGACGTTCTGGCCTTCGCCGACGACCGACGTATTCGGCAGCTCCTCGTATCGCAGCGAGAAGACGGCGAGCAGCATGTCCATGAAGACGTTGAACAGATCGAACCGATAGACGAATGCTGCGGCATCGCCACTGAGTAGTTCTAGCCGGCTGTTGACGTACGAGAAGATGGCCTGCCAGGCGTAAAACAGGATGAAGATCGTGATGCCGACCAGGGTCGCGCGCGACTCCGTGCTGACGAGCGCGGAGGCGCCGATGCCGACGGCGACGAATGCGATGCCGAACAGGATCGTCAGCCCCGTCACCACTGACAGTTCGAACAGCGGGAATGCGTCGAACTGTACCATCAGGAGGATCGCGCTCGGAACGAAGCTGGCGAGGATCGCGATCGTTAGCAGGCCCGACCGACCGATCAATTTGCCGACGAGGACCTCCAGGCGGCTGTGAGGCAGCGAGAGAAGGATCTTGATGCTTCCGAGGTCGCGCTCGCGGGAGATCGACTTGATACTGACGACGAGACCGGTCAACGGCACCAGGAAGGCGATCGCCGGCATCGCCGAGATGACGAACAGTAGCCCCACGGCGAGTTTGCGCTCGACGCCGGTGCCGAACTCCGCCGCGCCGGCCGAATCGACGAACAGGTAGGTGATCCCACCGACGGCGAGCAGGAACAGCGCCATCAGGCCCCACAACATGCGCGAGCGGATGCCGTCCGAGAAGTCCTTCCGGGCGACGGCAGCGTAGCTCATGCCGTCACCTCCGCTTTGTCGGTCGTGTAGGCATGGAAGACCTCCTCGAGCGAGGCCTCCTCCGTCGAGAAGTCCTCGACGACGAAGCCCTCGTCCTCGAGCGCAGAGAGGATGGCTGTCTTCGAACCGCTCGTCGAGACGACGAGTGCGGAGGTCGAGGCGTCGCGATCGATCGAGGCCGACGTCACACCGTCGACCCGCTGGGCCGTCTGGACTGCCTCGTCCGTTGCGCGGTCGAGTTCGATCCGGAGCGTCTCACCCCCGCCGACCGAATCGCGCAGTCCCTCGATGGTGTCCTCGGCGACGAGCTGTCCCTCACGAACGATGCCGACGCGGTCGCAGACCGCCTCGACCTGTTCGAGGATGTGACTCGAGAAGAAGACCGTCGCGCCGCGGTTGGCCTCCTCCAGGACGAGTTCGCGCATCTCCCGCGCGCCGTTGGGATCGAGCCCGGTCGTGGGTTCGTCGAGGATCAGGAGATCGGGGTCGCCCACCAGGGCCATCGCGAGGAGGAGGCGCTGGGCCATCCCCTTCGAGTACCCGCCAGCCTTGCGGTCGGCGTCCGCGGGATCGAGGCCGACGCGGTCGAGGAGGGCATCGGGATCGTCGTTCACGCCTTTCGACCGGATGGCGAACTCGAGGTGCTGGTAGCCGGTCAGGCGATCGTAGGTCTGATAGCCCTCGGGCAGGACGCCGATACGCTTTCGAATCTGCTTACTCTCGCGCTGGGCATCCATTCCGAGGACGGAGATCGACCCGCTCGTCGGCTTGACGAAGTCGAGGACCATGTTGATCGTCGTCGACTTTCCGGCGCCGTTCGGCCCCAGAAAGCCAAAGACCTCGCCCGATTCGACCGACAGGGAGAGGTCGTCGACGGCGACGACGTCACCGAACCGTTTCGAGACGCCGTCGATTGCTATCGTTGCCATATCTCACAGATAGTAACCGTCGAACAAAAGTATTGTCACTCGTGTGTAATTCTCACGGGGTACCAACAGGATGGCTTTTGTCACGTGCCGTACTAGATCAGTTCGTCCGGATCCGTCGATTCGGCGACGCGACTCGCCTCTGTCGCGTATCGCTCTCGCGTCTCGGGGTCGGGGACGGGTTCGAGATCGGCCACCTCGATATCGACCGCTGCCGTCGCCGCATTGTCGCCCTGCAAACTGGTTGCACTGCGCTCCTTGCGCTGGTAGCGTTCCCCATCGGGCGTCGCGTAGACGAGCGTCACGAGATTTCGATCGTCGAACGTTCGTTCGACCAGCCAGCAGCGGACGGTCTCGTCGTCGGCTTCGGTCATGACCGGCGGTTGGCCAGCCATCGTGGTGAGTCTGTCGGCGAGCATTGGCGAGGGCGCGCGGTAGTCCGTCCCTAGTCGGGTGTACGGCCGGGACGTTATTCCCCCGGGGTGTCGAATCCATCCGCATGGTGAGACGCGATCGAGCACCGGTCGACCCTGATTCCGACGGGCATCCCTCGCAGCGCGATGCCTGGCGCGATCGCGTCGCGGAACTCCTGCTGGCAGGCGAGCGCGTTCGAGAGCGCGTGGATGCCGACGAACACGCACTCGTCGTGACGAGTCACCGTGTGCTCGCGTTCCACCCGAAATCGGCCGACGGGCCCCAATTTCGGGCCGTCGACCGACCGAACGCCGTCGACGTCCGTACGGAGACGCAGGAGTCGCTTCGCCTGCTTGGCTGGGCGTTTCTGCTGAGCGCCGTCGGGACACTCGTCGCGCTCGTCGGGGTCTCGGTGGACTTTGCGGGCCTCGTTCCGACCGTCGAGAGTCCCGGGCCGATGGCGGGGACCGTCCAGGGGACACTCGACACGCTCACGACCGTTCTCGACACGCTCGGCCACCTCCTCGTTCTGCTCGGTCTCGTCGGCCTCCTCGGCGGTCTCGCCGCGTTCGCCCGGTACCTCAACAGTCGCCGCGAACGCCTCGTCGTCGCCGTGTCGGGAGCGCCCGATCTCTCGATCCCACCGCCAGCTACCCCGGACCGGTCCGTTGCCGTCCTCACGCGGGCGATCGAGGCCGGGCCGGATTCGGGGGCGGTCAAGGCCAAGCCGGATTCAGGACTGGTCGAATCGGAATCGCCCGGCGGCGAACACGGCACCGGCCCGTCCGTCACCACGTCGAAGGGTGGTGCCAGCACTGACGCGGGATCGG containing:
- a CDS encoding ABC transporter permease; translation: MSYAAVARKDFSDGIRSRMLWGLMALFLLAVGGITYLFVDSAGAAEFGTGVERKLAVGLLFVISAMPAIAFLVPLTGLVVSIKSISRERDLGSIKILLSLPHSRLEVLVGKLIGRSGLLTIAILASFVPSAILLMVQFDAFPLFELSVVTGLTILFGIAFVAVGIGASALVSTESRATLVGITIFILFYAWQAIFSYVNSRLELLSGDAAAFVYRFDLFNVFMDMLLAVFSLRYEELPNTSVVGEGQNVLSNPDQYQGLEQPFFLQHWFAFVILALWVAVPVAIGYWRFQRADL
- a CDS encoding ABC transporter ATP-binding protein; protein product: MATIAIDGVSKRFGDVVAVDDLSLSVESGEVFGFLGPNGAGKSTTINMVLDFVKPTSGSISVLGMDAQRESKQIRKRIGVLPEGYQTYDRLTGYQHLEFAIRSKGVNDDPDALLDRVGLDPADADRKAGGYSKGMAQRLLLAMALVGDPDLLILDEPTTGLDPNGAREMRELVLEEANRGATVFFSSHILEQVEAVCDRVGIVREGQLVAEDTIEGLRDSVGGGETLRIELDRATDEAVQTAQRVDGVTSASIDRDASTSALVVSTSGSKTAILSALEDEGFVVEDFSTEEASLEEVFHAYTTDKAEVTA